One region of Eremothecium gossypii ATCC 10895 chromosome II, complete sequence genomic DNA includes:
- the YTA12 gene encoding m-AAA protease subunit YTA12 (Syntenic homolog of Saccharomyces cerevisiae YMR089C (YTA12)) produces MSSVLTYQLLRTLKGDRPLSVVRSSWRAIVANNHAVVYRQKVRALHTSPAAWNQNKSSKDGNDKDFGDDELKALKDELFKQIEEANKRTGSEKDAKQKEIAEQMRRMEEVVKRQLERAKKEAAEKDAKATAGESGADNGKGPEGQRQEPDANNPFNDPKVMTININLFKVGLVLTLIAFIMSKLGPGSGERELTWQEFRKELLCKGYVAKLIASRSNVVKVVLNENGMHQLQNRDTSYYFTIGSVENFERKLREAQDELGIAEDFRIPVIYISEKRWMQLAVQLLPTAMMIGGLYWLNKRFMSSASGGPGGIFNAGKSKARRYNKDTDVKVKFKDVAGCDEAKEEIMEFVSFLKEPSRYERMGAQIPRGAILSGPPGTGKTLLAKATAGEAGVPFFSVSGSEFVEMFVGIGASRVRDLFKTARENAPAIIFIDEIDAIGKSRQKGNFSGANDERENTLNQLLVEMDGFTPSDHIVVLAGTNRQDVLDRALMRPGRFDRHIHIDKPELSGRQEIFKVHLSKIKLAGDIADLKDRLAALTPGFSGADIANVCNEAALIAARYDSSSVKLEHFEQAIERVIGGVERKSKLLSPQEKKIVAYHEAGHAICGWFLEFADPLLKVSIIPRGQGTLGYAQYLPNDVHLLSEQQLLDRMTMTLGGRVSEELHFSSVTGGAYDDFKRVTSTATAMVTELGMSKELGLVNYTPKSEHDLTKPFSEETAAIVDSEVYNLIQYCHDRCEKLLREKSEELEKVAQLLMKQEVLTREDMIRLLGKRPFPERNDAFDKYLNESETRRLKEQEEKGDDDKKRDDAEPNGEKPSE; encoded by the coding sequence ATGAGTAGCGTACTGACGTACCAGCTTCTCAGAACGCTGAAAGGCGACAGACCGCTTTCTGTAGttcgcagcagctggcgggCCATAGTAGCAAACAATCACGCCGTGGTTTATCGACAGAAGGTGCGCGCTCTGCACACTTCACCAGCCGCCTGGAACCAGAACAAGAGCAGTAAAGATGGAAACGATAAAGACTTTGGCGATGATGAACTGAAAGCGCTCAAGGACGAGCTTTTCAAGCAAATCGAGGAAGCAAACAAGCGCACAGGGAGCGAGAAGGATGCCAAGCAGAAAGAAATTGCCGAGCAGATGAGACGCATGGAGGAGGTAGTTAAGCGGCAGCTGGAACGCGCCAAGAAGGAGGCCGCGGAGAAGGATGCGAAGGCCACTGCTGGTGAAAGTGGGGCCGACAATGGTAAAGGACCCGAGGGACAGCGGCAGGAGCCCGACGCGAACAACCCATTTAATGACCCTAAAGTCATGACCATAAACATCAATTTGTTCAAAGTAGGGCTGGTGCTTACTCTAATTGCATTCATCATGAGCAAGCTAGGCCCGGGCAGCGGTGAGCGTGAATTAACTTGGCAGGAGTTCCGTAAGGAGCTGCTGTGTAAGGGCTATGTGGCGAAGTTGATAGCGTCGCGCAGCAACGTAGTGAAAGTGGTTTTAAACGAGAATGGGATGCATCAGCTTCAGAACAGAGATACCTCTTACTATTTCACGATTGGCTCGGTAGAAAACTTTGAACGAAAGCTCAGGGAAGCGCAGGATGAGCTTGGAATTGCAGAGGACTTCAGGATCCCCGTCATCTATATATCTGAAAAACGTTGGATGCAGCTAGCCGTCCAGCTACTGCCCACTGCGATGATGATTGGTGGCCTGTATTGGCTGAATAAGAGGTTTATGTCTTCTGCAAGTGGTGGGCCAGGCGGTATTTTCAACGCAGGCAAGTCGAAAGCAAGGAGATATAACAAAGACACTGATGTAAAAGTAAAGTTCAAAGATGTTGCTGGGTGCGATGAAGCTAAGGAAGAAATTATGGAATTCGTAAGCTTCTTAAAAGAGCCTTCCAGATACGAGAGAATGGGTGCTCAGATACCCCGTGGTGCTATCCTCTCGGGTCCTCCCGGTACAGGTAAGACTTTGCTAGCAAAGGCTACTGCAGGAGAGGCGGGCGTGCCATTTTTCTCTGTTTCTGGTTCAGAATTTGTTGAAATGTTTGTCGGTATTGGTGCCTCTCGTGTGCGCGATCTGTTCAAGACTGCTAGGGAGAATGCGCCGGCGATCATCTTCATTGATGAAATTGATGCCATTGGAAAGTCGAGGCAGAAGGGTAATTTTTCTGGTGCGAACGATGAGCGTGAGAACACTTTGAACCAACTGCTTGTGGAGATGGATGGATTCACGCCGTCTGACCATATTGTGGTGCTCGCGGGTACCAATAGACAGGATGTTCTAGACCGTGCATTGATGAGGCCTGGTAGATTTGATAGGCATATCCATATTGATAAGCCGGAGCTATCTGGCCGCCAGGAGATCTTCAAAGTTCACCTATCGAAGATTAAGCTTGCAGGGGATATTGCCGATTTAAAGGATCGTCTAGCTGCCTTGACACCGGGATTCTCGGGCGCTGATATTGCGAACGTATGTAACGAAGCCGCGCTAATTGCAGCCAGGTACGACAGCTCGTCTGTGAAGCTGGAGCACTTTGAACAGGCTATCGAGCGTGTTATTGGTGGTGTTGAGCGGAAGTCGAAGCTTCTATCACCCCAGGAGAAGAAGATCGTTGCATATCACGAGGCAGGCCACGCTATTTGCGGCTGGTTCTTAGAATTTGCGGATCCGCTACTGAAGGTTAGTATCATTCCCCGTGGACAAGGCACACTAGGCTATGCACAGTATCTGCCAAATGACGTTCATCTGCTCAGTGAACAACAATTACTGGATCGGATGACTATGACTCTAGGTGGGCGTGTCTCTGAGGAACTACACTTCAGCAGCGTCACTGGCGGTGCGTACGATGACTTTAAGCGCGTTACCTCTACAGCCACGGCCATGGTGACCGAACTTGGAATGAGCAAAGAGCTTGGTTTGGTCAATTACACGCCGAAGAGCGAGCATGATCTCACCAAGCCGTTCTCGGAGGAGACTGCGGCTATCGTAGATTCGGAGGTCTACAATCTGATTCAGTACTGCCATGACAGATGCGAAAAGTTGCTGCGGGAAAAGTCCGAGGAGTTGGAGAAAGTAGCGCAACTGCTCATGAAACAAGAAGTTTTGACGAGGGAAGATATGATACGCCTACTTGGCAAGCGTCCTTTCCCAGAACGCAATGATGCATTCGACAAGTACCTGAATGAGAGTGAAACAAGACGCCTAAAAGAACAGGAGGAGAAAGGAGATGACGATAAAAAAAGGGATGACGCCGAACCTAACGGTGAGAAACCATCTGAATGA
- the PDL32 gene encoding putative ADP-ribose 1''-phosphate phosphatase (Syntenic homolog of Saccharomyces cerevisiae YMR087W): MRLCLIDNNQTVCEVWRRWLDGVGDVKVWRGGLEAVAAWDCGVTRGVVSPGNSLGYLRGGFDLGLRELLGGAMFEDWVRGQLGRSYRPLGACAVLHVPERFSAGGVRYLLHVPTMVAPTAPVFDAARPVATGVQPVFDAVWGVLQALPAEVEELLLPGIGTGYAGIPASIAAVSMAFAIRLHLVREQLSAELVAVMIMCFLGCQYEPFMPEHCRREYVSLGLPWERLLSFDVLQDSLDEILPRALRRPAVGNT; the protein is encoded by the coding sequence ATGCGGCTGTGTCTGATTGACAACAACCAGACGGTTTGTGAGGTCTGGCGGCGGTGGCTGGACGGCGTCGGGGACGTGAAAGTGTGGCGGGGCGGGCTGgaggcggtggcggcgtGGGATTGCGGCGTGACACGCGGCGTGGTGTCGCCAGGGAATTCGCTGGGGTACCTGCGAGGTGGGTTTGACCTGGggctgcgcgagctgctcgGCGGCGCGATGTTCGAGGACTGGGTGCGGGGGCAGCTGGGGCGTTCGTACAGGCCCCTGGGGGCGTGCGCGGTGCTGCACGTGCCCGAGCGGTTCTCTGCGGGCGGCGTGCGGTACCTACTGCACGTGCCGACGATGGTTGCACCGACGGCGCCGGTGTTCGACGCTGCGAGGCCGGTGGCGACAGGCGTGCAGCCGGTGTTCGACGCGGTGTGGGGTGTTTTGCAGGCGCTGCCCGCGGAGGTGGAGGAACTGCTGCTACCCGGGATCGGGACCGGGTACGCGGGGATCCCGGCCTCCATTGCTGCGGTCTCGATGGCGTTTGCCATCCGGCTCCATCTTGTACGGGAGCAGCTTTCCGCAGAGCTGGTGGCCGTAATGATCATGTGTTTCCTGGGCTGCCAGTACGAGCCCTTCATGCCCGAGCACTGCAGGCGCGAGTACGTGTCGCTGGGCCTGCCGTGGGAGCGGCTCCTGAGTTTCGATGTCCTGCAAGATTCGCTGGACGAGATACTGCCTCGCGCGCTCCGGCGTCCAGCCGTTGGGAATACATAG
- the UTP15 gene encoding snoRNA-binding rRNA-processing protein UTP15 (Syntenic homolog of Saccharomyces cerevisiae YMR093W (UTP15)): MSSAVPRVTPLKNPVLPLQTTPEQRYWRQYSSTQLVKEHNAVTHIEFNPQHPHDFAVTSSTRVQLFSSRTRQVIKTFSRFKDVVYSSSFRPDGKLLAAGDATGLVSVYDSYNPRNLLVSIKASTHPAHVTKFHPLDKQTLVTATDDRVVRVWDISHAYEPTLELLGASDYVRSVCFVPGAPHMVVSGCYDGVVRLHDTRTRSAQPVTQLNHGMSVEDIVAISPTQLVSCGGSKFKVWDLTGNKLLHERGNFAKTVTCLDYVNMPDGGAMNSCLLASSLDGHVKVFDPLDGYRVKFGWKFSSAVLSCAISPGDAQGNKHLVAGLSSGLLAIRTNKKTREPKGDSDAQDTETAIMGKERKSNNFQRMMRGSEYKGDQEHIIHNDKPRQQPRLRLFEKKLNQFKWAEALDSAFVPGMAKELTLTVLQELRKRGKIRVALYDRDETSLEPLLNWCLKGLEDTRSAPVVADWIAVVLEMYATIIERSPVLEEMVVALRNKVRQEIHKCKEAQKIQGMLQILTN, translated from the coding sequence ATGTCCTCTGCAGTACCTAGGGTTACTCCGCTGAAAAATCCTGTACTGCCGCTGCAGACTACACCCGAGCAGCGGTATTGGCGGCAGTATTCATCAACACAGTTGGTAAAAGAGCATAATGCAGTGACGCATATAGAGTTCAACCCGCAGCACCCACACGATTTTGCAGTTACATCTTCCACGCGTGTACAGCTGTTTTCCTCCCGGACGCGGCAAGTGATCAAGACCTTCTCGCGGTTCAAGGACGTGGTCTACAGCTCGTCGTTCCGGCCGGATGGCAAGCTGCTTGCAGCGGGTGATGCCACAGGGCTGGTGTCTGTGTACGACAGCTACAACCCCCGGAATCTGCTTGTGTCTATCAAGGCTTCGACGCATCCGGCGCACGTCACTAAGTTCCACCCGCTGGACAAACAGACTCTAGTGACGGCGACGGACGATCGTGTGGTGCGGGTGTGGGACATCTCCCATGCATATGAGCCGACtctggagctgctgggAGCGTCTGACTATGTGCGTTCCGTGTGCTTCGTGCCAGGAGCGCCACATATGGTTGTCTCGGGATGCTACGACGGCGTGGTACGGCTGCATGACACGCGGACGCGCTCCGCACAGCCCGTCACGCAGCTCAATCACGGGATGTCTGTGGAAGACATAGTTGCAATCTCTCCCACTCAGCTGGTGTCGTGTGGCGGTAGTAAGTTCAAGGTATGGGACCTCACTGGAAACAAGCTATTGCACGAGCGCGGCAACTTTGCCAAGACTGTTACCTGTCTCGACTACGTGAACATGCCAGATGGCGGTGCGATGAACTCTTGCTTGCTTGCATCATCTCTCGATGGCCATGTCAAGGTGTTTGATCCATTAGACGGTTACAGAGTGAAGTTTGGTTGGAAGTTCAGCAGCGCAGTATTGAGCTGTGCCATCTCTCCCGGCGACGCGCAAGGGAACAAGCATCTAGTAGCCGGCCTGTCATCTGGTCTACTAGCCATAAGGACAAATAAGAAGACCCGTGAACCAAAGGGTGATAGCGATGCGCAGGACACGGAGACTGCCATTATGGGCAAGGAACGCAAGAGTAACAACTTTCAACGGATGATGCGTGGTTCTGAATACAAAGGCGACCAAGAGCATATCATACATAATGACAAGCCACGACAGCAACCCAGACTACGTTTATTCGAAAAGAAACTGAACCAATTCAAATGGGCCGAGGCCCTTGACAGCGCCTTTGTTCCAGGGATGGCGAAGGAGCTGACGCTGACTGTTCTACAAGAACTCCGCAAACGGGGGAAGATTCGGGTCGCACTATATGACAGAGACGAGACCTCTCTCGAGCCGCTACTAAATTGGTGTCTAAAAGGCTTAGAAGATACCAGGAGCGCTCCTGTTGTTGCTGATTGGATAGCAGTCGTGCTTGAAATGTACGCGACAATAATTGAGCGCTCACCTGTGTTGGAAGAAATGGTCGTGGCGCTAAGGAATAAAGTAAGACAGGAGATTCACAAGTGCAAAGAAGCACAAAAGATCCAAGGTATGCTCCAAATATTAACCAATTAA
- the VBA1 gene encoding Vba1p (Syntenic homolog of Saccharomyces cerevisiae YMR088C (VBA1)) — protein MDESESQLRGTLLPHDSLEYGTNSDKTLTETQRCQEHNRSLPKAPILTSLWLGSFLASIDASIVANIMNKIAEEFHESDKKQWMATSFLLTNAAFQPLYGRCSDIVGRKCALLIAQSFFLLGTLLTCFARNVTEFAIARAICGMGGGGIGAMSSITVSDICTTKERGMYQGYANVIFGAGQVLGAPVGGLIMETFNWRIIFAAQVVAIMICMILAYRNINLKLLHIPPFHQRFTRKNLSRIDLFGSSMLSCSLVSFLMLFSSGVSRSLWFLLTLVSLTLFCINERYIATERLLPNGILRGHFGLSALLIVVSSFMMFAELYRMPVYLQLIQDISVSRSGIFLLFASVSSSGASLFTGWLLRTTKQDLGKLVYKIALASSFIQLVGMMLALFTTSVTEPSQAVHAGWAVFSPRSAGQMHYFKSDSIAWRVLLTVALMCSSFAYASLLVSILVSIVDTTEKSQQATMIGVFYLWRSIGNTLGASVPLSVYEFEVARKLWDYMEAQGLRDTYLDLLHDSSILRQRFRNHTLAALLQIYRSCFQVSYLPSICVCILGILAATRLTQRAAHK, from the coding sequence ATGGACGAGTCCGAATCACAGTTACGGGGTACTCTGCTTCCGCATGATAGCTTGGAATATGGAACAAACTCTGACAAGACGCTCACTGAGACACAGAGGTGCCAGGAACACAATAGGTCACTTCCAAAAGCACCCATCCTAACATCCTTATGGCTAGGAAGTTTTCTGGCATCGATTGATGCAAGCATTGTTGCGAACATCATGAACAAGATTGCAGAAGAGTTCCATGAGTCGGATAAGAAACAATGGATGGCGACGAGCTTTCTTTTGACCAACGCAGCCTTCCAGCCGCTCTATGGTCGATGCTCTGATATTGTAGGAAGGAAATGTGCCCTGCTCATCGCCCAGTCCTTCTTTCTTCTCGGGACGCTACTCACATGCTTTGCACGGAATGTGACCGAGTTCGCCATTGCTAGAGCCATCTGCGGCATGGGAGGTGGCGGGATCGGCGCGATGAGCAGCATAACAGTTAGTGATATATGCACCACGAAGGAGCGAGGGATGTACCAAGGGTATGCCAACGTCATCTTCGGGGCCGGCCAGGTTTTGGGAGCTCCAGTAGGAGGCCTTATCATGGAAACATTTAATTGGCGGATCATATTTGCAGCACAGGTTGTCGCCATTATGATATGCATGATCCTGGCGTACCGAAACATTAACCTAAAGCTCCTGCATATCCCCCCCTTCCACCAACGGTTTACTCGGAAAAACCTCTCCCGCATTGACCTATTTGGGTCGAGCATGCTGTCATGTTCTCTAGTGAGTTTTCTGATGCTGTTCTCATCGGGAGTTAGCCGGTCACTGTGGTTTCTCCTCACGCTAGTGTCACTGACACTTTTCTGTATTAATGAGCGCTACATTGCTACAGAACGTCTTTTGCCAAACGGTATATTGCGGGGCCATTTTGGCCTGTCGGCGCTATTGATAGTGGTATCATCTTTTATGATGTTCGCAGAACTCTACAGGATGCCGGTATACCTTCAATTGATACAGGATATTTCTGTGTCTCGGTCGGGCATTTTTCTTTTATTTGCAAGTGTGTCTTCGTCTGGTGCGTCACTGTTCACCGGATGGCTTCTTCGGACTACGAAACAGGATCTGGGTAAGCTTGTATACAAAATTGCCTTGGCCAGTAGTTTTATACAGCTGGTTGGCATGATGCTAGCCTTGTTCACCACCAGCGTCACTGAACCGAGCCAAGCGGTACACGCCGGCTGGGCTGTTTTTAGCCCGAGATCCGCAGGCCAGATGCACTACTTCAAGAGCGATTCCATCGCCTGGCGGGTATTGTTGACTGTAGCACTGATGTGTAGCAGCTTCGCTTATGCCAGCTTGCTTGTCTCCATTTTGGTCAGCATAGTTGACACTACAGAGAAGTCGCAGCAGGCAACCATGATCGGCGTCTTCTACCTCTGGCGCTCCATCGGAAACACGCTAGGTGCATCAGTTCCGTTATCTGTATATGAGTTCGAGGTGGCTCGGAAGCTCTGGGACTACATGGAAGCGCAGGGCCTGCGGGACACATATCTGGATTTGCTCCACGATTCCAGCATCCTGCGACAGAGATTCCGGAACCATACCCTGGCGGCACTGCTGCAGATATACAGGAGCTGCTTCCAGGTCTCCTACCTCCCCAGCATCTGTGTCTGCATACTGGGTATACTCGCCGCTACGCGCTTGACGCAGCGGGCGGCGCATAAGTAG
- the NPL6 gene encoding Npl6p (Syntenic homolog of Saccharomyces cerevisiae YMR091C (NPL6)): protein MSREAKAPKVTFKDMHDEEGEDHSTSGQYGLKANYEADGGNNDKENDGDREYEDDEEEEDEEEEDGDDSRQDTSGNDENGDGNERGAESGRRHMGQRADDGVVIPNRPQGEVRMTLIDPKNMPRTPTRGRPPKRKFGRSASPDLSKAGPGFTTSIPGNSKRPRLPYPVDERGNPLPVINDEYTLPDDPEGERKITRDGDLLGGRQFLVRTFTLTGRGQTKYMLSTEPARAVGFRDSYLFFQYHPNLYKLVISQDERNDLIDRGVIPYSYRSRAIALVTARSVYKEFGAHIIVDGKNITDDYYATKLRAEGKLVEGTYAREPISKNGTRSDGWDYPQSNINPARNAVEFFDKKNHNIAPGSNISATNWLYQHAAACSRFNSDLFYDRERVLLIENLGLRDPYTNTLHLPQSTQSSKVLAFRKLRPETDQIIYSTHIHDSDVARRKTGLADVPPELFEDIVSDEVKEAILKQQEFERTN from the coding sequence ATGTCGCGTGAAGCCAAGGCGCCGAAGGTAACGTTCAAGGATATGCATGATGAGGAGGGCGAGGACCACTCGACATCGGGGCAGTACGGTTTGAAGGCGAACTATGAAGCCGATGGAGGGAACAACGACAAAGAGAACGATGGAGACAGGGAATATGAAGACGATGAGGAAGAGGAGGATGAGGAAGAGGAGGATGGCGACGATAGCCGTCAGGACACAAGCGGAAACGATGAGAACGGGGACGGGAACGAGCGCGGCGCAGAGAGTGGTAGGAGACACATGGGCCAGCGGGCCGACGACGGGGTCGTTATACCCAACCGGCCGCAGGGCGAAGTGCGCATGACGCTGATCGACCCAAAGAATATGCCGCGCACTCCCACACGGGGCCGGCCACCAAAGCGGAAGTTTGGGCGCAGCGCCTCTCCCGACCTGTCGAAGGCGGGCCCGGGCTTTACAACAAGCATTCCTGGCAACAGTAAGCGGCCGCGCCTGCCATATCCCGTGGATGAGCGCGGCAACCCCCTACCGGTTATCAACGACGAGTATACGTTGCCGGATGATCCCGAGGGCGAACGGAAGATTACAAGAGACGGCGACCTGCTTGGTGGCAGACAGTTTCTTGTGCGCACATTCACGCTGACCGGCAGAGGGCAGACAAAATACATGCTCTCGACAGAGCCCGCGCGTGCCGTTGGGTTCCGTGACTCGTATCTGTTTTTCCAGTACCATCCAAACCTGTACAAGCTTGTGATCTCACAGGACGAGCGCAACGACTTGATCGACCGGGGCGTGATACCGTACTCCTACCGCAGCCGTGCCATAGCGCTCGTAACGGCACGGAGCGTCTACAAAGAGTTCGGAGCCCACATTATCGTCGACGGGAAGAATATCACCGACGACTACTACGCTACAAAGCTGCGTGCAGAGGGCAAACTGGTGGAGGGCACATACGCTCGCGAGCCAATCTCCAAGAACGGCACTCGCAGCGACGGCTGGGACTACCCCCAGTCGAACATCAACCCTGCGCGAAACGCAGTGGAGTTCTTCGATAAAAAGAATCACAATATCGCTCCGGGCAGCAACATAAGCGCTACCAACTGGCTTTACCAGCACGCCGCGGCTTGCAGCCGCTTCAACAGCGATCTGTTCTACGACCGCGAACGTGTGTTGTTGATCGAGAACCTCGGTCTGCGCGACCCCTACACCAACACCCTACATCTCCCCCAGTCAACGCAGTCCTCCAAGGTCCTGGCTTTCCGCAAGCTGCGGCCAGAGACCGACCAGATCATCTATTCCACGCATATACACGACAGCGACGTTGCACGAAGGAAAACTGGCCTTGCCGACGTCCCACCCGAACTCTTCGAAGACATTGTAAGCGACGAAGTTAAAGAAGCTATACTAAAGCAACAGGAATTTGAACGGACAAATTGA
- the AIP1 gene encoding Aip1p (Syntenic homolog of Saccharomyces cerevisiae YMR092C (AIP1)): MAAIQLEKTLVPLPSTRRNFGTHLSYDRHTNRIAYGSGKSAIVKSLDSDIVVQFTGHGSANVTVVRFSPVAGSQYVVSGDDAGRIMVWSYFEDEEKGQVETKLRSEFQVLAGAVADISWDFEGRRLCVVGAGRDRYGAFISWDTGNSLGEVTGHALNVNACHIRQARPMRAATVSDDGSMVFYKGPPFQFSCSDHTHHANGKFVRDVRFSPAKGAYLVSVGSDRKIVLYDGDSGEFIKYIGEDSEECGGFFSLAWVDDGDKSNRIVTASADGVVRLWDVEANRLLKRWELGTEVAQQQVGVVVTRDSNIISVSLDGTLNVFSIESDKPIKTIEGHKKGITALKTNPLVTASYDGRVLEWSAEGTAAVAAMHSNSVTSINNVGGRTCTVSWDGTLKVDNEEKHKFPDDPKASVAFEGMVALITNNKRLVLVKSESGLVVQETALSRSPCVVTMAKSHVAVGYEDSNIIDVFLVSDFATRFELALTIRGTPSALSFSPTEQYLAVGDVMGKILLFNVEQRTVVTSRWSFHTGKITSMDWRPDEDDENYIATAALDTHLFIYSVKKPMRVIKMLNAHKDGINMLGWEDPDHLITGGQDACIKRWRVSFS; this comes from the coding sequence ATGGCAGCGATTCAGCTCGAGAAGACATTGGTGCCGCTACCATCTACAAGACGCAACTTTGGGACGCATTTATCGTATGACAGACACACGAATAGGATTGCGTACGGCTCCGGAAAGTCCGCGATCGTGAAGAGCTTGGACAGCGACATTGTGGTCCAATTTACGGGCCACGGGTCGGCGAATGTCACGGTGGTGCGGTTTTCGCCGGTGGCTGGGTCGCAATATGTGGTCTCTGGAGACGACGCAGGCCGTATAATGGTGTGGAGCTACTTTGAGGATGAGGAGAAAGGGCAGGTGGAGACGAAATTGCGTTCTGAGTTCCAGGTACTTGCCGGAGCGGTGGCCGATATCTCATGGGACTTTGAGGGGCGCCGCTTGTGTGTAGTGGGCGCAGGTCGAGACCGCTACGGTGCGTTCATCAGCTGGGACACAGGCAACTCGCTCGGCGAGGTTACGGGGCACGCGCTGAACGTCAACGCCTGTCATATTCGGCAGGCGCGCCCGATGAGGGCTGCGACGGTAAGCGACGATGGCTCCATGGTGTTCTACAAGGGCCCGCCTTTCCAGTTTTCCTGCAGTGACCACACACATCACGCCAATGGCAAGTTTGTCCGCGACGTACGCTTTTCCCCAGCCAAGGGGGCCTACCTTGTTAGCGTGGGGAGCGATCGCAAGATAGTGCTGTACGACGGCGACTCCGGGGAATTTATCAAATACATTGGAGAGGACTCAGAGGAGTGCGGCGGGTTTTTCTCTCTTGCATGGGTGGACGACGGCGACAAATCCAATAGGATCGTGACAGCTAGCGCGGACGGTGTGGTACGCCTGTGGGACGTGGAAGCCAACCGTCTGCTAAAGCGCTGGGAGTTAGGAACCGAGGTGGCACAGCAGCAAGTCGGCGTGGTTGTTACGCGCGACAGCAATATCATCTCTGTGTCGCTGGATGGCACGCTTAATGTGTTCAGCATCGAGAGCGATAAGCCAATAAAGACAATCGAGGGCCACAAGAAGGGGATTACCGCCTTGAAAACCAACCCTCTGGTTACCGCTTCTTATGACGGCCGCGTTCTGGAATGGTCTGCGGAAGGTACGGCTGCCGTTGCGGCGATGCACTCAAACAGCGTCACATCGATCAACAATGTGGGCGGCCGCACGTGCACTGTGTCCTGGGATGGTACTTTGAAAGTAGACAATGAAGAAAAGCACAAGTTTCCAGATGATCCTAAAGCCTCCGTTGCATTCGAGGGCATGGTTGCACTGATTACGAATAACAAGCGTCTGGTACTTGTCAAGTCGGAGTCCGGGCTTGTCGTCCAGGAGACAGCCCTCAGCAGGTCACCATGTGTGGTCACGATGGCCAAGTCGCATGTGGCTGTGGGATACGAGGACAGTAATATCATCGATGTCTTCCTGGTTTCGGACTTTGCCACGCGCTTCGAACTCGCTCTGACGATTCGCGGAACACCCTCTGCGCTCTCGTTCTCTCCTACGGAGCAGTATCTGGCCGTCGGAGACGTGATGGGCAAGATCCTTCTCTTCAACGTGGAACAGAGAACTGTAGTCACCTCCAGGTGGTCGTTCCACACCGGGAAGATAACGTCGATGGACTGGCGCCccgacgaggacgacgagaaCTACATCGCCACGGCGGCCCTGGATACCCATCTCTTTATTTATTCCGTCAAGAAACCGATGCGTGTCATCAAAATGCTGAATGCCCACAAGGATGGTATCAACATGCTTGGCTGGGAGGATCCAGACCATCTTATCACAGGTGGCCAGGACGCCTGTATCAAGAGATGGAGGGTCTCCTTTTCTTGA